The following nucleotide sequence is from Metamycoplasma phocicerebrale.
CATATGCAACAATAGCTGATCCAGACATATCAAACTTCATACCATCCATGTGGTATCCTTTTGTATTATAACCACCGGTGTCAAAAGTAATACCTTTTCCAACATAAACAAATTTTTCTTTGCTTTTTGGGTTTCCGTTGTATTCAATTATAACTACTCTTGGTTGGTAAGATGAACCAGCATTAACTGCCAATAATAATCCCATTCCCAATTTTTCAATTTCTGATTTTGTCAAAACCTTAACACTTAACCCCTTAACATCTTCAAAATCTTTTTTTATTGTTTTTGCAATTCATTCACTTGTTGCAATATTTGGAGGTGTTATTTGTAAATCGCGAGTTTTAGAAACCGCTTCAGAAATTGTTGTTAATTTTTTAACCAAATCTGAGTAATTTTTATCTTCTAAAAATAAAGATAATTTAATTTGTTTTTCCTTATCATCTTTAGTTTTTTCTTTTTGTGTAAATAATTTAGCTTCATGAAAAGCTACTCTAGAAATAAAAGCTCTAAGCACTTCTTCTATTGAAATATTTTTGTTAACAAAAGATGCTATATCTATTTGATAATCTCTTCTTTTAGCCAAAGCTATTGAATCAACAACCTTTAAAAAATGATAATAATCTTTTACTTCCTTTGATATAAAAATATATGCTTCATTTTTTTCAAAAAATTCTGTAATATAATTAGCTTCTTTAGCAATATTAGAACACATCTCTGTGTTTTCATATGCTGCTTTTAAAAGCATATCTTTATTACGAACATTGTTATATTTTATGCTCATATTATCCTTCCTTTTTTATAATAATAGTATTATTATAGTATTAAATTATTATTGATTTTGTTTTTTATAAAACAATTATAAATTTTAAAAAACCAAAAACCAAATTATTTGTTTTTGAATATAAAAAAGCATTTAAGAAACTAAATTTGATATTTCTTTATCCTTGCCTTCTTCTAATTTATTATTTTGATCAATAAAAGTTTTGTTTTTTAAAACACTAAAAATATTTATTTTATTTTTCTTTAAAATCCATATAAATAATAAATATGTAATTACCGAGTCAAATGCTATTGCTCCTGCAAACAATAAGGTGATTGAATTCAATGTTGGAATTCAAGCGCCAGTTTTATAACAAATAAACATTATTCCAAATAATACAATATTTACAATTAAGGATTGATATAACATATATTCTGTTTTGCCCAATCCATAAAAAATACTATCAATTATAGAATTGTAAGCAAATGTTACATAAAACCCAATACTTATTATTGATAAGTAATAAATTGTATTTCCGTTTTTTAATTTTAAAACACTATTAAAAAATGGTTTTCATCCTGGTATAGTTATAAATCATATTAATACCAAAAGAGTTACAATAAAAAAGTATCCAAGCGTATTTTTTCTATAGCTTTATGTCCATCTCGGCCAATATCTGCCTTAACAACTTCGCTTAATTGAAGTATAGGCAATAATAGTCAACCTCATATAAAATTATTTGTTAGTCAAAAATCTCCAGATCCACCGACAGCATTTACCATTTTTACAATCATAAACATAAAAAACAAATTTCTTACTAAAGTTTCTAAGCCAGAAATCGAACTAATTCTAAAAAAAGATTTAAATCACTTAAAATTTAATTTTTTAATTTTTCATATATTGATTTTTTCTATGTGTAATAGTATAAAACTAGTAATTAATAATATTGAAGAAACAATAATGTTAGTATAAGCTATTCCATTAACTCCTAATTTTAAAGAAACGCTTAAATTAGAAATAAAAAATATATCTAATATAATAATTAGTATAAGTTGAATTAAAAGAGGGATATAAATATTTTTATCTTTTTTTATAGTTATCAATGCTACTAATATAAATTTAAATAAAATGTTAATAATATTAGCTGTTGATTCTAACCTAATATAATTTACTGTTTCATTAATTATACTTTTATCCTGAGCCATTAAAATTGTAAGAGGTCTTGCTGCTGCTATAATAAATACAGTTAAAACAATATATATTAAAAATGTAAATAATAATCCAGTTTTTAATCTATTTTCTAATTCTTCTTTATCGTTTATAACTGCTCCTATAAAAAAGAATAACGGTAGTAAAAACGCTTCTTGCATAATTTCATAAAAAAGCGAAACTCATTGCATTTGCGAAGCAATAGAAAAACTTCATGTATTTGGGATTTGGCCAATTTAATATATTCTAATAGTATTATATATAGTTGGCAATAATCCGAAAAATAATAAAGCAAAAAACATTCTAAAACTAATGTGCTTAAAGATATTTTTAAATTTTGACATTTTGCCTTCTTCTAATTTCAATTTTTAAATTTATTTTTCACTTAAAAATAGTATAAACTATTTTGTATTTCAATCTATTTCTTTTTTATTTAATTCCCTTAATTTATTGTTTATTTTTTTAAAAACATCAGAACCTAAAAAGTTTTTATTGCAACTTAAAGGGGATGGGTGAGAAACAATATAAACAAAATGATTATTTAAATCTATTTTTTTCAAAACATTTAATGCATAGTTTCCCATAACTAAAAATATTATGTTTTTAGTTGTTTTTGTAATTTTTTTAAGAAATTCGTAAGTAAAGTTTTCTCATCCCATATTTTTATGTGCTAAAGGCAAAGATTCTTCAACTGTTAAAATATTATTTATTAATAGTACTCCTTGATTTTTTCAATAACTTAAATCATTTGTTAAAAACTGAGATTTGGGATATGAGTTTTTAATTTCTTTAAATATATTTTTTAATGAAGCAGGAGTTTTTAAATTGGTTCTACTAGTAGAAAATGCAAGACCGTTTGCAACACCTTTTGTTGGATAAGGATCTTGACCTATAATAATAATTTTTAAATTATTAAAATCAAAATTTTGATAAGCAAAAAATATTTCTTCTTTTTTAGGAAAAATATTTTCATAACCTATTTTTTCTAATTTGCTTATTAAATTTTTAAAATAGTTTTTTTCTTTTTGTTTTTCTAAAAAAATATCAAAATTAAAATTCATGTTTTACTCTTTTTTTACCTTCGTATTGATATTCAATTAAATATAATTTTCCATTAGAAAAGTTTATATTTAATGGCGTTTTAACTTTATTAATTGAAGCTCTAAAAATTTTTAATCTTTTATTGTTATAAATCAAAAAAGCTCCGGGCTGGTCATTAAAGGCTCTTATTTTGGCCAAAGTTTTTTCTTTTGTATCATTTAAAAAAAGCTCAGCATCTTCATTCTTAATTTTTGGAGCAAAAGTAACTAACTCTTCTTTTTGTTTAATAGGAGATATATCATTATTAAAAATTTTTATAATTCAGTTAGCTAAATTCTCAATAGATACTTTAGCTAACTTATCAAAAATTTCTAATGCCGTATCATTTTCTTCTATTAAAATTTTTTTTGAAAAAATTATATCTCCAGCATCCATTTTATCAATCATATAAATTAAAGAAATACCTGTTTCTTTATCATTATTTAATAATGCATGTTGTATAGGCGCTGCCCCTCTATATTTTTCTAATAAACTACCATGAACATTAATACTTGCTTTTTTGGCTAAATCTAAAATATTGTTAGGTATTAATTGCCCAAAACTGATAGTTATAAAAAAATCAAAATTTATTTGTTTTAAATCATTATATAGTTCTTTGATTTTTATTGGTTGAAATAATTTTATATTATGTTTTTTTGCTAATAAAGCTACTTCTGTATTAATTATATTTTTATTTCTATCTAACTTTCTATTTGGTTGGCTAATAATTGCACAAATTTCAAAGTTTTCGTTTTTTATTAATGACTCAAAAATTTTTTGTGAAAAATCTCCGGTTCCTGCTAATATTAATTTAATTTTTGACATAAAAAAATTATAACTTATCCTAAATAAAGTTATAAATATAAAATAAAAAACCAATACTAGATTGGTTTAATAAGGTTTTAAATAATAATAATATTTATTATTTGTGTCCTTTTTTAGTTCAAATCATTCAGCTAAAGAATCTCGATAACTATACATCTTATATGTTGTAGTTTTTCTTTGATCATTAACATATTTATCAAAAAAGTTTTTACCTTTATTATTAAATTTATCATCATTCAATAGTGAAAACACTTCTTTTTGATTTATGTCTTCTAAATCATATTTGCCATCATTATTAAGATCTATTCATAATTTAATGTCAAAAGCATTGTTTCCTATAATTTTATTAAAATTAGGCTTGTTTATATTTCTTGCTATATAAGATACATAATAAAAATTTTCTTTGAATAATTCTGGATATATTCATTTTTCTGTTCAATAATTTTTTTGTTGTCCTTCTGGTAAAGAAGACTCATATTTAGAATCTCATTCTTTTTTTGTAATTAAATTGTATTTTTGCAAAGTTATATTAGACTCAATTATTTTTTTATTATTGTCTTTTGAAACAAGTAATAGCTTCATTTTTTTGTTTTGATATTCTGTATTATTTTTTGGTAATTGAAAATATCCTCCAAAATTTAAAGAATTACCACTGTCATTATTTATATTGTAATGAGCAAAACTAATTAATTGACCTCAGCCCATTAAATCAACATAAGCCTTAAACAAACCTTTATGTCTTGTGTCTCCCACATTCTTAAAAGGTTTCTCATATTCAAAATTATCATTGTCTCATTTATTGCTTACAAATTCTTCAATTTGTTTTCTGAAAACTCAGTTTGGAGCATAAGCTCATATATCTTTTCAAGTTGTTTTATGTTTTGCTTTTGATATTGTTTTTAAAATATCATCACCTGTGGAACTAAAAATGACTTCTATATTACCAAATAAATCATTTCGTTCTTTAGCAAAATATAAAAAGTTTTCAAGGCTTTTATAATTCTTATCAACATAAAATGTTGAATTTGGGCCTAACGATAATTTAACTAATTCTCTTGGAATTAATTCTGCAAAAGAAAATAAGTATTTTAAAGACTTTGATTCAATAGGGTTAGCAAAATTAATTTCTTGGTTTTTATTATTATTAAAATAATGTTTGTTATCAAACATTTTATTATAATTTTCTTTTTCAAATTCACTAATATCCAAATTAACAAATCTAAACAAATCATTTGAACTAAAATCTTTATAAACAGGTATTTTACCTTTTATGTATTCAAAATCGGATTCTCTTCTTATATATTTTGATTTTTGTGCCAAAGGAATATCATGATAATTTAAATTAAACCTAAATTCTTTTAAAAACTTTTTATTATTAATTTGTCTTTTTTTAATTATATGTGAATTTCCACCATGTTCATGGCCATCTCCATTGTCTTCTATAAGAGTATTATCAGAAAATTCATCCGTTTCTTTTATTGATTTATTATACATATTATCTATG
It contains:
- a CDS encoding M17 family metallopeptidase; this translates as MSIKYNNVRNKDMLLKAAYENTEMCSNIAKEANYITEFFEKNEAYIFISKEVKDYYHFLKVVDSIALAKRRDYQIDIASFVNKNISIEEVLRAFISRVAFHEAKLFTQKEKTKDDKEKQIKLSLFLEDKNYSDLVKKLTTISEAVSKTRDLQITPPNIATSEWIAKTIKKDFEDVKGLSVKVLTKSEIEKLGMGLLLAVNAGSSYQPRVVIIEYNGNPKSKEKFVYVGKGITFDTGGYNTKGYHMDGMKFDMSGSAIVAYAVKAIAELEIKSNVAAVMMLTDNAIDTHGTVPESVVKSMSSKTVEITDTDAEGRLVLADGLYYGATKLNATLLVDVATLTGAMIRALGKTYSGIFSTKDERWNEFSEAAKVAHEKVWRLPMHENFHKTNKASLVADLNNYNNSAKADSNSAAMFLNEFTNKVDFIHCDVAGTADQKGMGLGVLVSTLVELAERQK
- a CDS encoding uracil-DNA glycosylase, producing MNFNFDIFLEKQKEKNYFKNLISKLEKIGYENIFPKKEEIFFAYQNFDFNNLKIIIIGQDPYPTKGVANGLAFSTSRTNLKTPASLKNIFKEIKNSYPKSQFLTNDLSYWKNQGVLLINNILTVEESLPLAHKNMGWENFTYEFLKKITKTTKNIIFLVMGNYALNVLKKIDLNNHFVYIVSHPSPLSCNKNFLGSDVFKKINNKLRELNKKEIDWNTK
- the fmt gene encoding methionyl-tRNA formyltransferase codes for the protein MSKIKLILAGTGDFSQKIFESLIKNENFEICAIISQPNRKLDRNKNIINTEVALLAKKHNIKLFQPIKIKELYNDLKQINFDFFITISFGQLIPNNILDLAKKASINVHGSLLEKYRGAAPIQHALLNNDKETGISLIYMIDKMDAGDIIFSKKILIEENDTALEIFDKLAKVSIENLANWIIKIFNNDISPIKQKEELVTFAPKIKNEDAELFLNDTKEKTLAKIRAFNDQPGAFLIYNNKRLKIFRASINKVKTPLNINFSNGKLYLIEYQYEGKKRVKHEF
- a CDS encoding MYPU_1760 family metalloprotease, producing MQQNNNKTKAGKIFLSIILIILTLGAISVGGYFAYKFLNSSINQKINNIGSDYYEESNDSSGAFKFFYDKDNNLIFNAKKTEKSGEIKSSFKYGNLTIMEKPVYTDGNKKYYYLGEKGIQLLNTMFKKRALYGPEINALKSIKIGFPSKDNKNNSANGLYYPSLREIYIFTDGPLNNNLKLLNQPVAKRVEIIFGTIMHEYTHHIDNMYNKSIKETDEFSDNTLIEDNGDGHEHGGNSHIIKKRQINNKKFLKEFRFNLNYHDIPLAQKSKYIRRESDFEYIKGKIPVYKDFSSNDLFRFVNLDISEFEKENYNKMFDNKHYFNNNKNQEINFANPIESKSLKYLFSFAELIPRELVKLSLGPNSTFYVDKNYKSLENFLYFAKERNDLFGNIEVIFSSTGDDILKTISKAKHKTTWKDIWAYAPNWVFRKQIEEFVSNKWDNDNFEYEKPFKNVGDTRHKGLFKAYVDLMGWGQLISFAHYNINNDSGNSLNFGGYFQLPKNNTEYQNKKMKLLLVSKDNNKKIIESNITLQKYNLITKKEWDSKYESSLPEGQQKNYWTEKWIYPELFKENFYYVSYIARNINKPNFNKIIGNNAFDIKLWIDLNNDGKYDLEDINQKEVFSLLNDDKFNNKGKNFFDKYVNDQRKTTTYKMYSYRDSLAEWFELKKDTNNKYYYYLKPY